A stretch of Methylogaea oryzae DNA encodes these proteins:
- the xth gene encoding exodeoxyribonuclease III, whose translation MRIASWNVNSLRVRLPQVLDWLAQNQPDLLAVQEIKLSDPEFPSAELNAAGYQCLFSGQKTYNGVAILAKIAGSDVVTDLPGLEDPQRRVLAATFGELRLVNFYVPNGSEVGSDKYAYKLDWLDKAAAFVAAEAARYPRLAVVGDFNIAPDDRDVHDPAAWREKILCSTPERQAFQRLLDIGLADSFRLFDQEEASFSWWDYRAAGFRRNAGLRIDLILASPDLAQRCIASTIDKTPRKWERPSDHAPAVADFHD comes from the coding sequence ATGCGCATAGCAAGTTGGAATGTGAACTCCCTGCGGGTGCGCCTGCCCCAAGTGCTGGACTGGCTGGCGCAAAATCAGCCGGACTTGCTGGCGGTGCAGGAAATCAAGCTCTCCGACCCCGAGTTCCCCAGCGCCGAACTCAACGCCGCCGGCTACCAGTGCCTCTTCAGCGGCCAAAAAACCTATAACGGCGTGGCGATCCTGGCGAAAATCGCCGGCAGCGACGTGGTCACCGACCTGCCCGGCCTGGAAGACCCGCAACGGCGCGTGCTGGCCGCCACCTTCGGCGAGCTGCGCCTGGTGAATTTCTATGTGCCCAACGGTTCGGAAGTGGGCAGCGACAAATACGCTTACAAGCTGGACTGGCTGGACAAGGCCGCCGCCTTCGTCGCCGCCGAGGCGGCGCGCTACCCGCGGCTGGCGGTGGTGGGCGACTTCAACATCGCCCCCGACGACCGCGACGTGCACGATCCCGCCGCTTGGCGCGAGAAGATCCTTTGCTCCACGCCGGAACGGCAAGCGTTTCAGCGCTTATTGGACATCGGACTGGCCGACAGCTTCCGCCTGTTCGATCAGGAGGAAGCCAGTTTTTCCTGGTGGGACTACCGCGCGGCCGGCTTCCGCCGCAACGCCGGCCTGCGCATCGACTTGATCCTGGCCAGCCCCGACCTGGCCCAACGCTGCATCGCCAGCACCATCGACAAAACGCCGCGCAAATGGGAGCGACCGTCCGACCACGCCCCGGCGGTGGCCGATTTTCACGACTAA
- a CDS encoding bifunctional diguanylate cyclase/phosphodiesterase, which produces MRHVSGNRLPRAHLGALHLEYLLPWLALLASLAVAQQLWRGAQESAQRDLWVRFDFRVRELAGDVEHRMSAYEHVLAGVQGLFAASRRVDREEFRAYVAALDLARNYPGIQGVGFAQAVPAQQKTSHLAAVRRDGFPAYAVRPEGQRDAYAPLVYIEPFDGPNLNAFGYDIYSEPIRRAAMDAARDSDRAAITGKIRLSVETGPHAQAGFQMLLPVYQTNARHDGLASRRANLLGWIVGLFRMDDLMAGIFGVHAAELGVEIYDGDSLEDAALLHRSANLGRGGDAARLHSIRHLEIAGHPWTIKVYSQGNFEGTHDEDKPTFVAIAGVGVSLSLALLVWFALHWKQQATLAQRYATAIRTSIDGYLVADCRGRIVEANAALAYMTGYTEQELLALGIADMEALATPEEIARHFEKMMAAGADRFQTRWKRKDGAHIDVEVSATYMRTRHSQCIYAFVQDVTERCSREAALRLAATVYSAVDEAVMVTSRDNRIIAVNPAFAAITGYAPEEVIGKNPHLLSSGAHPPAFYDELYATLAATGCWNGEIVNRRKNGELFNEWLSIKQVRDDKGRLTHHVAVFSDISERKATERRMHHMAHYDVLTDLPNRTLLTDRIQQALAQARREEAALALMFIDLDRFKPVNDTLGHAVGDLLLKEVAIRLQECVRESDTVSRLGGDEFVVLLPTLDVAADALLVAEKILQALAAPFALAGHYIRISSSIGIAVYPEHGDDEIQLLKNADTAMYYAKKSGRNNAKFYQPEMAAPVP; this is translated from the coding sequence ATGCGTCACGTCAGCGGGAACCGGTTGCCGCGCGCCCATCTCGGTGCATTGCACCTGGAATACCTATTGCCGTGGCTGGCGCTGTTGGCATCCCTCGCCGTCGCCCAGCAACTGTGGCGGGGCGCGCAGGAAAGCGCGCAGCGGGATTTGTGGGTGCGTTTCGATTTTCGCGTGCGGGAGCTGGCCGGGGACGTGGAGCACCGCATGTCCGCCTACGAACACGTGCTGGCCGGCGTGCAGGGGTTGTTCGCCGCTTCGCGCCGGGTGGACCGCGAGGAGTTCCGCGCTTATGTCGCCGCCCTGGACCTGGCGCGCAACTATCCCGGCATCCAGGGCGTGGGATTCGCCCAGGCCGTGCCGGCGCAGCAAAAGACCAGCCACCTCGCCGCCGTCCGGCGGGACGGCTTTCCCGCCTATGCCGTCCGGCCCGAAGGCCAGCGCGACGCCTATGCCCCTCTGGTCTACATCGAGCCGTTTGACGGCCCCAACCTGAACGCCTTCGGCTACGACATCTATTCGGAGCCCATTCGCCGCGCCGCCATGGACGCGGCGCGGGACTCGGACCGTGCCGCCATCACCGGCAAAATTCGGTTGTCCGTGGAAACCGGCCCGCACGCGCAAGCCGGCTTCCAGATGTTGTTGCCGGTATACCAAACCAACGCCCGGCACGACGGTTTGGCGTCCCGCCGCGCCAATTTGCTGGGCTGGATCGTCGGGCTGTTCCGCATGGACGACTTGATGGCCGGGATTTTCGGCGTACATGCTGCCGAGCTCGGAGTCGAAATTTACGACGGCGACAGCCTGGAGGACGCCGCGCTGCTGCACCGCAGCGCCAACCTGGGCCGGGGCGGCGATGCCGCTCGCTTGCACAGCATCCGGCACTTGGAAATCGCCGGACATCCCTGGACGATCAAGGTGTATTCCCAGGGAAATTTCGAAGGCACCCATGACGAGGACAAGCCGACCTTCGTCGCCATTGCCGGCGTCGGCGTCAGCTTGTCCCTGGCGTTGCTCGTTTGGTTCGCCTTGCATTGGAAACAGCAGGCGACGCTGGCGCAGCGTTATGCCACGGCCATACGCACCTCCATCGACGGCTATCTGGTGGCGGACTGCCGAGGCAGGATCGTCGAGGCCAACGCGGCCCTGGCGTACATGACCGGTTACACGGAGCAGGAGTTGCTGGCCTTGGGCATCGCGGACATGGAGGCGCTGGCAACGCCCGAGGAAATCGCCCGGCACTTCGAAAAAATGATGGCGGCCGGCGCCGACCGTTTCCAAACCCGCTGGAAACGCAAGGACGGCGCCCATATCGACGTGGAGGTGAGCGCGACCTATATGCGAACCCGCCACAGCCAGTGCATCTACGCCTTCGTGCAGGACGTCACCGAGCGTTGCTCGCGGGAGGCGGCGCTGCGGCTGGCCGCCACCGTCTACAGCGCCGTGGACGAAGCGGTCATGGTGACGAGCCGGGACAACCGCATCATCGCCGTCAATCCCGCATTCGCGGCCATCACCGGTTATGCGCCGGAAGAGGTGATCGGCAAGAATCCGCACCTGCTGTCCAGCGGCGCCCACCCGCCGGCTTTTTACGACGAGCTCTACGCCACGTTGGCCGCCACCGGCTGCTGGAACGGGGAAATCGTCAATCGCCGCAAGAACGGCGAGTTGTTCAACGAATGGCTGTCCATCAAGCAGGTGCGCGACGACAAAGGCCGGCTCACCCATCACGTGGCGGTGTTTTCCGACATCAGCGAGCGCAAAGCCACGGAGCGGCGCATGCATCACATGGCCCATTACGATGTGCTCACCGACCTGCCCAACCGCACCCTGCTGACCGACCGCATCCAGCAGGCCCTGGCGCAAGCGCGGCGGGAGGAGGCTGCCTTGGCGCTGATGTTCATCGACCTGGACCGCTTCAAACCGGTCAACGATACCCTGGGCCACGCCGTCGGCGATCTGCTGCTGAAGGAAGTCGCCATTCGCTTGCAGGAATGCGTGCGCGAGTCGGATACGGTGTCGCGCTTGGGCGGGGACGAATTCGTCGTGCTGTTGCCCACCCTGGACGTGGCCGCCGATGCCCTGCTGGTGGCGGAAAAAATCCTGCAAGCCCTGGCTGCGCCCTTCGCCCTGGCCGGCCACTACATCCGCATTTCTTCCAGCATCGGCATCGCCGTCTATCCCGAGCACGGCGACGACGAAATCCAATTGCTGAAAAACGCCGACACCGCCATGTATTACGCCAAAAAAAGCGGGCGCAACAACGCCAAGTTCTATCAACCGGAGATGGCGGCCCCCGTCCCGTAG
- a CDS encoding ribonuclease T2 family protein: MNHVKRVIAAAALSVLWAGSAGAEQYVFALSWEPAFCQSHRKTAECRAESSASFAAGHLTLHGLWPDGGEYCQVPAQQRQDDEGHLWDRLPPVQLAGENRSKLDKYMPGTQSLLERHEWTKHGSCYSASPDGYFAKAVELATQVDASELNQRLANAAGGSVERDQLIEAVRRDFGDAAADSLSLICQKGALQEVRFVLNERIRRGGLDRDAFAGRGKKLCSSRVNVTAAP; the protein is encoded by the coding sequence ATGAATCATGTTAAACGCGTCATCGCCGCGGCGGCGTTGTCGGTCCTTTGGGCCGGCTCGGCCGGGGCGGAGCAATATGTGTTCGCGTTGAGCTGGGAGCCGGCGTTTTGCCAAAGCCATCGCAAGACGGCCGAATGTCGGGCCGAGAGCAGCGCTTCGTTCGCGGCCGGCCATTTGACGCTGCACGGCTTGTGGCCGGACGGCGGCGAATATTGCCAAGTGCCGGCGCAACAGCGGCAGGACGATGAGGGGCATCTTTGGGATCGGCTGCCGCCGGTGCAATTGGCCGGGGAAAACCGTTCCAAGCTGGATAAATACATGCCGGGCACGCAATCGCTGCTGGAGCGCCACGAGTGGACCAAGCACGGCAGTTGTTACAGCGCGTCGCCGGACGGCTACTTCGCCAAGGCGGTCGAGCTGGCGACGCAGGTGGACGCCAGCGAGCTCAACCAACGGCTGGCCAATGCCGCCGGCGGATCGGTGGAACGGGATCAGCTGATCGAGGCCGTGCGCCGCGATTTCGGCGACGCCGCCGCGGATTCCCTCAGCCTCATTTGCCAAAAAGGCGCGTTGCAGGAAGTGCGGTTCGTCCTCAACGAACGCATCCGCCGCGGCGGATTGGATCGCGATGCGTTCGCGGGGCGCGGCAAGAAGCTTTGCTCATCGCGGGTAAACGTTACCGCCGCGCCTTGA
- a CDS encoding DUF2238 domain-containing protein: MTPSRYEFFALISGALAVLAWSGTAPYDGPTWWLEAAPVLIALPLLWRTHRAFPLTPLAYRLIFLHALVLLVGAHYTYARVPLGFWLEDLLGLSRNPYDRIGHFMQGFVPAVLAREILLRTSPLVPGRWLAFLVACVCLSISAAYEFIEWWTAVAVGASAEYFLATQGDPWDTQWDMLMALIGAVAAQAALSGGHDRQLAGISAHGKQGASR; this comes from the coding sequence ATGACGCCGTCGCGCTACGAATTTTTCGCCCTGATTTCCGGCGCGCTCGCCGTGCTGGCGTGGTCGGGAACCGCGCCTTACGACGGGCCCACCTGGTGGCTGGAAGCGGCGCCGGTGCTGATCGCCTTGCCGCTGTTATGGCGGACGCATCGCGCTTTTCCCCTGACGCCGCTGGCGTATCGGCTGATTTTTTTGCACGCCCTGGTGCTGCTGGTGGGCGCCCACTATACCTATGCCCGCGTGCCGCTGGGATTTTGGCTGGAGGATTTATTGGGCCTGTCCCGCAATCCCTACGATCGGATCGGCCATTTCATGCAGGGCTTCGTGCCGGCCGTACTGGCGCGGGAGATCCTGCTGCGCACTTCGCCGTTGGTGCCGGGGCGCTGGCTGGCGTTCCTGGTCGCCTGCGTGTGTTTGTCCATCAGCGCGGCGTACGAGTTCATCGAGTGGTGGACCGCCGTTGCCGTGGGCGCGTCGGCGGAGTATTTTCTCGCCACCCAGGGCGATCCCTGGGACACCCAATGGGACATGCTGATGGCGTTGATCGGCGCCGTGGCGGCGCAGGCGGCGCTGTCCGGCGGCCATGATCGGCAATTGGCTGGAATAAGCGCACACGGAAAACAGGGAGCGAGTAGATGA
- a CDS encoding DUF5710 domain-containing protein has protein sequence MTNAKFYLNVPYAEKDQAKALGARWDASRKKWYVPAGVDVSLFQQWEPADVAGDGKAQAVTGTPSRGRAAGVSSKASGDSVGGAVVAQTQPADKHFVPYCGEAPPWD, from the coding sequence ATGACTAATGCGAAGTTCTACCTGAACGTTCCGTACGCGGAGAAAGACCAAGCCAAGGCGCTAGGGGCGCGATGGGACGCGTCCCGGAAAAAGTGGTACGTTCCCGCCGGGGTCGATGTCTCCCTCTTCCAGCAATGGGAGCCGGCGGATGTCGCCGGCGACGGCAAGGCGCAGGCCGTTACGGGCACGCCGTCCCGCGGACGCGCCGCGGGCGTTTCGTCCAAAGCGTCGGGCGATTCCGTCGGCGGCGCGGTCGTTGCGCAAACCCAGCCGGCGGACAAGCATTTCGTGCCTTATTGCGGCGAGGCGCCTCCCTGGGATTGA
- the recQ gene encoding DNA helicase RecQ, translated as MPAPTAQQVLHNVFGYPAFRGRQQEVVEHVAGGGDALVLMPTGGGKSLCYQIPALLRRGVGIVVSPLIALMQDQVDALKQLGVKAAFLNSSLEPADAREVQGRLVRGDLDILYVAPERLLKPNFLATLEQAQDGAGLALFAIDEAHCVSQWGHDFRPEYRELTVLHERFPDVPRIALTATADAPTRREIVERLGLEQAEQFVASFDRPNIRYRVTQKANARRQLLAFLETEHAGDAGIVYCLSRKKVEDTAEWLREQGRDALPYHAGLPAAVREANQRRFLREEGVVMVATVAFGMGIDKPNVRFVAHMDLPKSMEGYYQETGRAGRDGLPADAWMAYGLGDVIAMRQLLDSTDAPEERKRLERHKLDALLGYCESTACRHQTILRYFGEDDHPGHCGQCDNCLQPVDTWDATEAARMALSCVYRTGQRFGVGHVVDVLLGKSTVQVERFQHQQLSTYGIGQALTQSQWSSVFRQLVAGGFLTVDMEAFGGLRLTEAARPVLRGEQAVWLRRDAEQPKVRKTREERKARPEGAGDDPLWLALKAKRLELAREQGVPPYVIFHDSTLLEILNHRPQTLDELGEVSGVGQAKLTRYGDAFLKVLEDVANGVGG; from the coding sequence ATGCCCGCTCCCACCGCCCAGCAGGTTTTGCACAACGTTTTCGGCTATCCGGCCTTCCGCGGCCGCCAGCAGGAAGTCGTCGAGCACGTCGCCGGCGGCGGCGACGCCCTGGTGCTGATGCCCACCGGCGGCGGCAAATCCCTGTGCTACCAGATTCCCGCCTTGCTGCGCCGCGGCGTCGGCATCGTCGTATCGCCGCTGATCGCCTTGATGCAGGATCAGGTGGATGCCCTCAAGCAACTGGGCGTGAAAGCGGCTTTCCTCAACTCCAGCCTGGAGCCGGCCGACGCCCGCGAGGTGCAGGGACGGCTGGTGCGGGGCGATTTGGATATCCTCTACGTGGCGCCGGAACGGCTGCTCAAGCCCAACTTCCTGGCGACGCTGGAGCAGGCGCAAGACGGCGCAGGGCTGGCCCTGTTCGCCATCGACGAGGCCCATTGCGTGTCGCAATGGGGCCACGATTTCCGCCCGGAATACCGCGAGTTGACGGTGCTGCACGAGCGCTTTCCCGACGTGCCGCGCATCGCCCTCACCGCCACGGCGGATGCGCCCACCCGGCGCGAGATCGTCGAGCGGCTGGGGCTGGAGCAAGCCGAGCAGTTCGTCGCCAGTTTCGACCGGCCCAACATCCGCTACCGGGTGACGCAAAAAGCCAACGCCCGCCGCCAGCTGCTGGCCTTCCTGGAGACCGAGCACGCCGGGGATGCCGGCATCGTTTACTGCCTATCGCGCAAAAAGGTGGAAGACACCGCCGAATGGCTGCGCGAACAAGGGCGGGACGCTCTGCCGTACCACGCCGGCCTGCCCGCCGCCGTGCGCGAGGCCAACCAGCGTCGTTTCCTACGGGAGGAGGGCGTGGTGATGGTGGCGACGGTGGCGTTCGGCATGGGCATCGACAAGCCCAACGTGCGCTTCGTCGCCCACATGGATTTGCCGAAAAGCATGGAAGGCTATTACCAGGAAACCGGCCGCGCCGGCCGCGACGGCCTGCCCGCCGACGCCTGGATGGCTTACGGCCTGGGCGACGTGATCGCCATGCGCCAGCTGCTGGACTCCACCGACGCGCCGGAGGAACGCAAGCGCCTGGAGCGGCACAAGCTGGACGCCCTGCTGGGCTATTGCGAATCCACCGCCTGCCGCCACCAGACCATCCTGCGCTATTTCGGCGAAGACGATCACCCGGGCCATTGCGGCCAGTGCGACAACTGTTTGCAACCGGTGGACACCTGGGACGCCACCGAAGCCGCCCGCATGGCCCTGTCCTGCGTCTACCGCACCGGCCAGCGCTTCGGCGTGGGCCATGTGGTGGACGTGCTGCTGGGCAAAAGCACCGTTCAAGTGGAGCGCTTCCAACACCAGCAACTCAGCACCTACGGCATCGGCCAAGCCCTGACCCAATCCCAATGGAGCAGCGTGTTCCGCCAACTGGTGGCCGGCGGTTTCTTGACCGTGGACATGGAAGCGTTCGGCGGCCTGCGTCTCACCGAAGCGGCCCGGCCGGTGCTGCGCGGCGAGCAAGCGGTGTGGCTACGCCGCGACGCCGAACAGCCCAAGGTGCGCAAAACCCGCGAGGAACGCAAAGCCCGCCCGGAAGGCGCCGGCGACGACCCGCTGTGGCTGGCGCTGAAAGCCAAGCGGCTGGAGTTGGCCAGGGAGCAGGGCGTGCCGCCCTACGTGATCTTCCACGACAGCACCCTGCTGGAAATCCTCAACCATCGCCCGCAAACCCTGGACGAGCTGGGCGAAGTCAGCGGCGTCGGCCAAGCCAAGCTGACGCGCTACGGCGACGCCTTTCTCAAGGTGTTGGAGGACGTGGCGAACGGGGTGGGCGGCTAG
- the cheD gene encoding chemoreceptor glutamine deamidase CheD encodes MPVSNVLLPPALIGFEHIKRGWDARTRKSTAHLLPGQFYVTRHDEAIYTTLGSCVAACIRDRETGVGGMNHFMLPFTPEMAEQREWGSPAAMYGNYAMEHLINEIMKNGGARRNLEAKVFGGGRILANMTDVGARNVAFVHDYLAAEGFRVIAEDVGSVYPRIVIYHPANGDVLVKRVRSLHNQVIVEQETKYLNTIGKPAQAEVDFF; translated from the coding sequence ATGCCCGTTTCCAATGTCTTGCTCCCTCCGGCGCTGATCGGTTTCGAGCACATCAAGCGCGGCTGGGACGCCAGGACGCGAAAGTCCACCGCCCACTTGTTGCCTGGGCAGTTTTACGTTACCCGCCACGACGAGGCCATCTACACCACCCTGGGGTCGTGCGTGGCGGCCTGCATCCGCGACCGGGAAACCGGCGTGGGGGGCATGAACCATTTCATGCTGCCCTTCACCCCGGAGATGGCCGAACAGCGCGAGTGGGGGTCCCCCGCCGCCATGTATGGCAACTACGCCATGGAGCATTTGATCAACGAGATCATGAAAAACGGCGGCGCGCGCCGGAACCTGGAGGCCAAGGTGTTCGGCGGCGGACGCATTTTGGCCAATATGACCGACGTCGGGGCCAGAAACGTCGCTTTCGTCCATGACTACCTGGCTGCGGAAGGATTTCGGGTGATTGCCGAGGACGTGGGCAGCGTTTATCCCCGAATCGTTATTTACCACCCCGCCAACGGCGACGTTTTGGTCAAACGTGTGCGCTCACTGCACAATCAAGTCATCGTCGAGCAGGAAACCAAGTACCTCAACACCATCGGCAAGCCGGCCCAGGCGGAAGTCGACTTTTTTTGA
- a CDS encoding cytochrome c peroxidase — protein MKYWIFGLALILAAGHAAANPLPPPGSYSLPPIKQAADGEVLDEQGRALRLRSLLDGKITLLSFIYSACNDAKGCPLATQVLHQVGKRLGKEPDVAGKLRLITLSFNPQQDTPAAMARYGEHLKRGLDWHFLTTSGETALRPILDAYGQAAERLRDKQGRETEAFAHLLRVYLIDGRSRVRNMYDLSTLQADLLVNDVRTLLSEEASTPPATNSDCAAPLCGKALPATTLLGWAKRPPQGLQPPPLDLDAPLTPEAVALGRKLFFDRRLSFNDTVSCAMCHVPGQGYTSNETATSVGIEGRSVRRNAPTLFNVAYQRSLFHDGRESALEQQAWGPLLAANEMGNPSIGHVLAKLQALPDYADRFQTVFRRGPTMETLGLALAAYQRSLNAADSPFDRWRYGGQPDAITPQAKRGFELFTGKAGCAACHGLDDKSALFTDHAFHDTGIGYRTSHGDPAQPVRLAPGLSVRLDPRRLASVSETKPNDLGRYEITQIPADRWKYKTPSLRNVALTAPYMHDGSLSTLRDVAAFYNRGGVAHAELDPAIKPLGLSDEEMDALVALLQALTGSNAAQLMEDGRAAEIGDPR, from the coding sequence ATGAAATACTGGATATTCGGTTTGGCGCTGATCCTGGCGGCCGGCCACGCCGCCGCTAACCCGTTGCCGCCGCCTGGCAGCTACAGCCTGCCGCCCATCAAGCAAGCCGCCGACGGCGAAGTGCTGGACGAGCAAGGCCGCGCCCTGCGCCTGCGCAGCCTGCTGGACGGCAAAATCACCCTGCTCAGTTTCATCTATTCCGCCTGCAACGACGCCAAGGGCTGCCCGCTGGCGACCCAGGTGCTGCACCAGGTCGGCAAGCGCCTCGGAAAAGAGCCGGACGTGGCGGGCAAGCTGCGCTTAATCACCCTGAGCTTCAACCCGCAACAGGATACGCCGGCGGCCATGGCCCGTTACGGAGAGCACCTCAAACGCGGCCTGGACTGGCACTTCCTCACCACCAGCGGCGAAACGGCCTTGCGCCCCATCCTGGACGCCTACGGCCAAGCAGCGGAGCGCCTGCGCGACAAACAGGGGCGGGAAACCGAGGCGTTCGCCCACCTGCTGCGCGTCTACCTCATCGACGGCAGGAGCCGGGTGCGCAATATGTACGACCTGTCCACCCTGCAGGCGGACCTGCTGGTGAACGACGTTCGGACGTTGTTGTCGGAAGAGGCGTCGACGCCGCCCGCGACCAACTCCGATTGCGCCGCCCCCCTCTGCGGCAAGGCGCTGCCCGCCACCACGCTGCTCGGCTGGGCCAAGCGGCCGCCGCAGGGCCTACAGCCGCCGCCGCTGGACCTGGACGCGCCCCTCACGCCGGAAGCCGTCGCCCTGGGCCGCAAGCTGTTCTTCGACCGCCGCCTGTCCTTCAACGACACCGTCTCCTGCGCCATGTGCCACGTGCCGGGACAGGGCTATACCAGCAACGAAACCGCCACCTCCGTCGGCATCGAAGGCCGCAGCGTGCGGCGCAACGCGCCCACCCTGTTCAACGTCGCCTACCAGCGCAGCCTGTTCCACGACGGCCGGGAATCGGCCCTGGAGCAACAAGCCTGGGGGCCGCTGCTGGCCGCCAACGAGATGGGCAATCCCTCCATCGGCCACGTATTGGCGAAGCTCCAGGCGCTGCCCGACTACGCCGACCGCTTCCAAACGGTGTTTCGCCGCGGCCCGACCATGGAAACCCTGGGACTGGCCTTGGCGGCCTACCAGCGCAGCCTCAACGCCGCGGACTCGCCGTTCGACCGTTGGCGCTACGGCGGCCAACCCGACGCCATAACGCCCCAAGCCAAGCGAGGCTTCGAGCTGTTCACCGGCAAAGCCGGCTGCGCCGCTTGCCACGGACTGGACGACAAATCGGCGCTGTTCACCGACCACGCGTTCCACGACACAGGCATCGGCTACCGTACCAGCCACGGCGACCCCGCCCAGCCGGTGCGGCTGGCGCCCGGATTGAGCGTGCGGCTGGATCCGCGGCGGCTGGCTTCGGTATCGGAAACCAAACCCAACGACTTGGGCCGCTACGAAATCACCCAAATCCCGGCCGACCGCTGGAAATACAAAACGCCGTCCCTGCGCAACGTCGCCCTGACCGCGCCCTATATGCACGACGGTTCGTTAAGCACACTGCGCGACGTGGCGGCCTTCTACAACCGAGGCGGCGTGGCGCATGCGGAACTCGATCCGGCGATCAAACCGTTAGGCTTGAGCGACGAGGAAATGGACGCTTTGGTGGCGTTGCTGCAAGCGTTGACCGGAAGCAACGCCGCGCAGCTGATGGAGGACGGCCGGGCCGCCGAAATCGGCGACCCGCGCTGA
- the msbA gene encoding lipid A export permease/ATP-binding protein MsbA, which translates to MNDTKAQPPNSLQAYLRLLSYVRPYWLIFSVSLIGFVIYAATQPAFTKLMESAVDYVQNRKQEEAMWIPLAMVGIMLVRGIGSFLGNYYIAKVANNVVHTLRCRIFDRYTELPTSYFDDNNSGHLISRVTYNVTQVTTAATDAIKVVVREGMTVIALIGYLAYLNWRLSLIFLAIAPLIAFVVSRANKRFRKQAKRIQSSMGDVTHISSELITGHRVVRSFGGEDYEKRRFREASRDNYRQLLSMVKTSAISTPVLQLIVTSALAVLIYLALLMMSDGSAGQFVAFITTAILIPKPLRQLSEVSSTIQKGITAAESIFEVLDEAPEADHGTLDVERARGRVEFRGLTFGYPASQRPVLDDVSFVAEPGQTVALVGHSGSGKTTLVNLIPRFYDHHQGQILLDDVDVNQYALKSLRRQIAFVTQHVTLFNDTVAANIAYGTLGNAPRAAIVEAARQANALEFIERLPDGLDTLIGENGVKLSGGQRQRLAIARALLKNAPLLILDEATSALDTESEQKIQLALDKAMRGRTTLVIAHRLSTVENADLILVLDQGRIVERGDHAELLALGGIYAQLHRRQFHDAPRPVAEDG; encoded by the coding sequence TTGAACGACACCAAAGCCCAGCCCCCCAACAGCCTGCAAGCCTATCTGCGGCTGCTGTCCTACGTCCGGCCCTACTGGCTGATTTTCTCGGTGAGCCTGATCGGGTTCGTCATCTACGCCGCCACCCAGCCCGCCTTCACCAAGCTGATGGAAAGCGCCGTGGACTACGTGCAGAACCGCAAGCAGGAAGAGGCCATGTGGATTCCCCTGGCCATGGTGGGCATCATGCTGGTGCGGGGCATCGGTTCGTTCCTGGGCAATTACTACATCGCCAAGGTGGCCAACAACGTGGTGCACACCCTGCGTTGCAGGATTTTCGACCGCTATACGGAACTGCCCACCAGCTACTTCGACGACAACAACTCCGGCCACCTCATTTCCCGCGTCACCTACAACGTCACCCAGGTGACTACCGCCGCCACCGACGCCATCAAAGTGGTGGTGCGGGAAGGCATGACGGTGATCGCCCTGATCGGCTACCTGGCCTACCTCAACTGGCGGCTGTCGCTGATCTTCCTCGCCATCGCGCCGCTCATCGCTTTTGTCGTGTCCCGCGCCAACAAGCGCTTCCGCAAGCAGGCCAAGCGCATTCAAAGCTCCATGGGCGACGTCACCCACATCTCGTCGGAGCTGATTACCGGCCACCGGGTGGTGCGCAGCTTCGGCGGCGAGGACTACGAAAAGCGGCGCTTCCGCGAAGCCAGCCGCGACAACTACCGCCAGTTGCTGAGCATGGTGAAGACCTCCGCCATCAGCACGCCGGTGTTGCAGCTGATCGTCACCAGCGCCCTGGCGGTATTGATCTACCTGGCCCTGCTGATGATGAGCGACGGCAGCGCCGGCCAGTTCGTCGCCTTCATCACCACCGCCATCCTCATCCCCAAGCCCCTGCGCCAGTTGAGCGAGGTCAGCTCCACCATCCAGAAAGGCATCACCGCCGCCGAAAGCATTTTCGAGGTACTGGACGAGGCGCCGGAAGCGGACCACGGCACCCTGGACGTGGAGCGGGCGCGCGGCCGGGTGGAGTTCCGCGGGCTGACTTTCGGCTACCCGGCCAGCCAGCGGCCGGTGCTGGACGACGTGTCTTTCGTCGCCGAACCGGGCCAGACCGTGGCCCTGGTGGGCCATTCCGGCAGCGGCAAGACCACCCTGGTAAACCTGATCCCGCGCTTTTACGACCATCACCAGGGCCAGATCCTGTTGGACGACGTCGACGTCAACCAATATGCCCTGAAGAGCTTGCGCCGCCAGATCGCTTTCGTGACCCAGCACGTCACGTTGTTCAACGACACGGTCGCCGCCAACATCGCCTACGGCACCCTGGGCAACGCGCCGCGGGCAGCCATCGTCGAGGCGGCGCGGCAAGCCAACGCCCTGGAATTCATCGAGCGGCTGCCGGACGGCCTGGACACCCTCATCGGCGAAAACGGCGTCAAGCTGTCCGGCGGCCAACGCCAGCGGCTGGCCATCGCCCGCGCCCTGCTGAAAAACGCGCCGCTGCTGATCCTGGACGAAGCCACTTCGGCCCTGGACACGGAATCGGAGCAGAAAATCCAGCTGGCCCTGGACAAAGCCATGCGCGGCCGCACCACCCTGGTGATCGCCCACCGCCTGTCCACGGTGGAGAACGCCGACCTGATCCTGGTGCTGGACCAAGGCCGCATCGTCGAGCGCGGCGATCACGCCGAACTGCTGGCGCTCGGCGGCATCTACGCCCAATTGCACCGGCGGCAATTCCACGACGCGCCGCGGCCGGTAGCCGAGGACGGGTAA